CTGGGGCGGCATGTTGTACAACCCTGGTGGCGGCACCGGCGGGGGCCGCAACGTTCGGTTAATCGTCAAACGGGGTGGGGCCGAGTCGTCGGCCCCACCCCGTCGTCGTTTTTCTGGGTCGTCGTTTTTCTGGTTGGCAATCGTCGCTCGGTGTGTCACGGTGACCTATGTCGCACTGGTCAAGATGACTCATGGTTTCGTGAGACGACGTCTGGTTTGCTGGACGCCGGCCACGAATCTCACATTGTCTCGGTGGCCGGATACGCATCATGACTCTTGGCGAATTCGCAACCTCTTCCGTGGAACCCACCCCAATGCTCGATCCCCGCCGGCGCGCCAAAGGCGTGACGTTGGCACCGCCGCCGGGAACTCGCTCGCCCGGGCTCACCGACGAGCGGTCGCCATTGCGGGCGTTGCCGGCGCTCGACGATCGGCGCCGCGGGCTGTATGAACGCTTCGGCAAGCGGGCCTTCGACATCGTCGGCGCCAGCGCGATCATCGTCGCCCTGAGCCCGGTGCTGTTGATCGAATGGCTCATGCTGCGGATCGTGCTCGGCCCGAACGTGATCATCACCCAGGAGCGCGTCGGCCGCAACGGCGAGGTGTTCGGGATGTACAAGTTCCGCACGATGCATTGGAGCCGTCGCGAGGCTCACCACTCCTTTGCCGGGCCCGACCGTCGGGTCACCCACAAGGCCGACCACGACCCGCGCCATACGCCGATCGGACGTCTGTTCCGCAAGCTGAGCGTCGATGAACTTCCGCAGCTCCTGAACGTGTTGAACGGCGACATGTCGCTGGTCGGGCCCCGCCCGGAGTTGGCGACGATCGTCGAGGAGATCCACGGCCACGGCCACCGTCGCCACAGCATCCGCCCCGGGATGACCGGAGAATGGCAGGTGACGACCCGTCAGACCGGAAAACTGCTGCACGAGTGCTTCGACGAGGACCTGCCGTATCTCGAACGCATCACCCTCCGCAACGACCTGTCGATCCTGTGGGACACCGTCTCGGTGGTCTCGGGTCAAGGCGGACGCTGAGCCGCGATCCCCATCGCGCGCGGAGCGCGTCCCCGCCGTATTTCAGTAGCGCGGCGATACACTTCCAACGTCAACTGCGAGCCTTCCCCCCGGAGTTTCCGTGTCCCCTCGTCGATCATTGCTCGTGGTGTCCCCGTCCGCGGACGGGTACGGATCTGACCGTGCGCTCGTCGGTATCGCGCCGATTTTCGCCGAACGCTACGACGTCACCGTCGTTGCTGCGGCAGATGGCCCGACCGTTGCGATGTTGCGCGAGGCCGGTATCGAGGTGATCATCGCACCCGACTTCGCGTTGCGACGAAAGTTCGCCACGCCCACCGGTATCATTCCGGCGTCGATTCGCGTCGCCAGAACGGCCGCGTTGCTCCGGCGGTTGCATCGGGAGCGGAACTTCGCCGGCGTCTACGTCAACACGGTCGCGAACATGATCCTTCCGTTCATCCGCACGGTGGTTCCCGCTCCGGTCGTCGTTCACGTTCGCGAGGTGCCCCGTGCCGGAGATCGACAGAATCGACTCATCTTCAGCCAGGTCAACCGGGTCGCGTCGTTGGCGCTGAGCAACTCGAGTCATACCGCAGCGTTCGTTCGCCGTGTGGAACCGCGCCTCACCGATCGGATCGAGGTGGTCTGCGGTGGGGTCGATGACCCGGGCGTGGTGGGGCGTCGACCCGATGCGTCCACGCCTCCGCTCGAGATCGTGTGCGTCGGTCGGTTGCACCCCCAAAAGGGCCAGGCCGTGCTGTTGGACGCGCTCGGGCCGCAGATCGCGCAGGGTGCCGACTACCGGATTCATTTCTGGGGTGACGCGCTCGCAGAGCACGCGCACATCGAAGCGGCGCTGCACGAACAGGTCGAGCGGTACGGCATCGCCGATCGGGTGGTCTGGCACGGCTACAGCAGCGACATCACGGCGATGTACACGGGCATGGACCTCGCGGTGATGCCCTCGACCTGGCCGGAGGGTTTCTCGCTCGTCACCGTCGAAGCCCAAGCCGCCGGCCTGCCGGTCATCGCCACTCAACCCGGGGGCCCGACCGACATCGTGATCGATGGGGAGACGGGCCGTCTCGTCGGACTCGTCGACCCCGACGGGATCCGCCAGGCGGTCGAGGAGATGAGCGATCCGAACGTGCGCGAGCGGTATTCGGCGGCGGGCCGCGCTCGATACCTCGACCGGTTCACCACCGAACGATCGGCTCGCGGGGTGGCCGAGGCCGTCACCCGGCTTGTGGGCTGAGCTTCGCCGAGGGCGCCGGGGCCAATTCGGCGGGGGCGATGTGCGCCGGGTCGTCGAAGATGCCCTTGCGCTTCAGTGACAGCACGGGCAGGGCGGTGCCCACCAGAATGCCGGCGGTCATGACCAGGGGCACGTAGCGGACCCCGTCGAGATGGACCACGACGATGCTCATCACGACGATGAACGCCGAGTCGATCACTCGGCCGACGAGCACCTGCTTGCTGTACAGCAGCGCGGTGAGTGCGTTGGCGACCGGAACGTTGGCGGCGTAGGCGACGGCGTAGATCGACCAGGACGCGGTGAGGAGCAGGGGGATCGGGTCGCTGTTGCTGATCCGCTCGAACGGTCCGCTGATGGCGAGGGCGACGGGGATGTACAGCACGGCGACGAGGGCCGACAGCGTGGTGAACGCGGCGATGAGTGGGACGCTGACCGTACCCTGGTCGCGGCGTCGCGTGAAGAACGGAAGGGTGAATCCGCCGATGCCGATCGCCGCGGTGAGGATCGGCGCGATGACGAGTCGGCCCGCCTCCATCACGCCGAGGGCTTCGGCCGAGACGAAGTAGCTCACCGACCAGCGCACCAACAACATGCCGAACGGTCGCATCATGAGCTGTCCTGAGCGCCACACCGACACGTCGAACAGGGTGCGCCACGCGGCCGGCCCGGGGCTGGGCAACCGGAGCTCTTCTCGTGGCAACTGGATGACCGCGGTGACGGCGGAGGCGATCGACCCGGACAACATCGCAATGAGGACCCAGTCCATGGTGAGGGTCGACATGGTCATCAACGCGATGATCGCCCCGACCGCGACCACCGCATAGGCGATGTCGTTGACGAGGAGCTTGACGAATTCGAGGCGTGCCATGAGGAGGCGTCGGCCGGTTTCCTCGATGAGCCACACGACCTGTGCCGCGCCGAAGATGGCCGCCGTTTTGACGCTGACGTCGGTGAAGATCAGCGCACCGACGAATCCGAACGCATAGCTGGCGAACACCGAGATGGCGCTCGCCCGCACCAGGGCCCGTCGGATGGGTGGGTCGTGGCGGTCGAGCAGGACCAACGGGTCGCCGATCCATCCGGTGTGCAGGGCGGTGGCGGTGACCATGATGCCCGGTACGAGCAGGGCGAAGATGGCCAGGCCCTGGTTTCCGAGGCGCGACAACGCCAGCATCTGCAGTGCGAGGCTCGAAGCGGCGACCACCCCCTGGCTGGCGATCGCGGCGCCGGCACCGCCGACGACGTTGCGCCGCTGTGTGATCTTGGCGACGAACCCGGTCTGCATCAGCGTGAGGCAGCGTTCGCTCTGGTGCCGGCCGCCCAGCGGGTCCGCAGGGAAACGGGTCGGCGGCTGTTGGCCGCGGCGGCGAGCAGGTCTCGGTACGCGCCGACCACGTCGTCGACGTTGTACAGGTCGCCGGCGCGCGCTGCGGTCTGGTCGCGCACGTGCAGGTCGTGGGTGGGGTTGTCGTCGAGGATCGTGGTCACGGCGCGGTCGAGGCTGTTCAGTCCGGCGTTCGGTCCGGCGGTTTCGTCGAGGTTGAAGTACTCGGCGTTGTCGCCGAGCACCTCGCGGGAGAACGCGGTGTCGAACGCGGCGATGCGTGAGCCGGTTCCCATCGCCTCGACGAGGCTGGGGTTGGTGCCGCCGACGGAGTGGCCGTGCAGGTACACCTTGGCGTGGTGCACGAGATCGAAGAACGCGTTGCGATCGCCGACGTGGCCGAGCATTCGGATGCGCTCGTCTCGTTCGGCGAGTTCGGCGATGGCTGTGGTCACCGGCGAGTCGTAGTTCGCGGTGCCGAGCACCACGAGGGGCAGCGGGTGGGAGCCGGCCGCGTAGTCGCGCACGATGCGGTCGATGTTGTTTTCGGGGTTGTGGCGGCCGGCGATCAACAGGTACCGGTAGGGCTCGAGGCCGAGGTTCTGGACCGTCGCGGGGTCTTTCGTCCAGTCGCCGTTGGTGACGCAATAGGGGATGACGGTGGTGTCGGAGGCGAATTCGTCGCGGTAGATGTCGGCCATGGCGGCGCCGTCGGCGATCAGGGCGCTGGCGCAGTGGCGCGAGATCTGGGCGGACCTCAAGAAGATGGTCTTGGCGCTGTTGCCCCATTTGCCCCGCAGCCACTCCTGCCCGTCGACGTTGAGCACGACGGGCTGTCGGGTGTAGCGCGACAGTGCGCAGTAGGCGGCGTTTGCCACGTTGACGACCAACACGACGTCGTGGCGGGCGAACCGGGCGGCGACTCCGGCGACGAGGCCGTGGCTCAGCGTCGAGAAGTTCTTGCCGGGAATCGTGGGGAGAACCTTGCGGTGTACCCCTTGCCAGTCGTCGTTGGTGAAGTCCTCGCCGCTTCGGCAATACATCGTGACCCGGTCGCCGCGTTTGGCGAGTTCGGGGAGCAGCAGGGTGAGGAAGGTCTCGTAACCGGAATAGGTGGAGGGCACGCCCCGGGCGCCGTAGACGCCGATGTCGAGTGCCGTGCTGGAGGTGTGGGGGCCTCGGAAGGCTCGTGGCATTCGCTCAGGCTATCGGCGGGTTCGCGAAGGCTTGCACGGACCGGGTGGGGTATTTCACCCTTCGCGCGGGTCGCAGCGCTCAGCGTCGTGAATCTCGCCGAATTCGGGTGTCTACCGGGCACTTTCGCCCATGCCGCCTGAGGCGGATTTCGGCCGCAACGGTACTAAATTCTCAATTGAAACACGCGCATTGTCGATTCAATGTGTTACCGGCGAATTCATCTGCTGTAGCGACCAGCGTCGCCGAAGGAGAACCAGTGAGCACATCCCTTCCATCCGATCAGCCGCCGGCGTCGATACGTTCCCGCACGCTCGGACGTGCAGCGCTTGCCGTGTTCGCCGTGTTCGGTGTCGTCGCCGGCGGGCTGGCACTCGGCAACGTCGGCGCCGACGAGATCCCAACTCCGCCGGCCCAGTCTCCGAGTTCCGAGACCACTCCGCGCGATCCGGGCGTCCTGCCGTCGGTCGATCTGGCCACGCTCGAGACGACCCCCATCAAACAGTGGGGGGTCGTGGGCAAGGGCACGACCTATTCCGTCGCCAAGTCGCTCGTCTGGGACTTCGCGGAGATCGGCGACACCATCTACGTCGCGGGCATCTTCACCGGCGTTCAGCGCAACGCCGACGACCCCACCAGCGAGGTGGTGCCGCAGTCGTACCTCGCGGCGTTCGAGCGCGACTCCGGTGCCTGGATCCCCTCGTTTCGGCCGGTGTTCAACCGCGCCGTCTATACGGTCGAGGAAGGCCCCGACGGCAACCTGTTGGTCGGCGGCGAGTTCACCCAGGTCAACGGCGTCGCCCGCGGTGGTCTCGTCAAGGTCGACCCGGTGACCGGCGAAACCAACGCCGGTTTCCCAACGCACATCACCGCGGGCGACCGACCGATGGTCCGCGACATCGTCGTCGACGGCAACCAGGTGTACATCGCCGGTCAGATCTCCAACGTGCACGGCCCGAACGGGTCGCCGTTCCGCCAGGGCATGGCCCGCCTCGACGGCCTGACCGGCGCCATCGATCTCAGCTTCGCACCGATGTATGCCGGAGGCGTCTGGCAGCTGGCGATCGACAAGGATCGCAACCGTATCCATGCGGCGGGCTTTTTCACCTCGGTGAACGGTCAACCGAACACGGCCCGTTTCGCGAGCGTGACCGAAGCCACCGGCGCCTACATCCCGGGCTTGGCGGCATACGTGAACAACCAGCCGAACGGTCAGCGCGACACCGTCGCGGTCGTGTACGCGAACAACCGGGTATACGTCGGCGGAGCCCAACACATCATCCAGGTGTTGGACACCGCCAACAACCAGCGCGTCGGCTTTGTCACCTCCGGGATCGCCTGCAACAACTTCAGCCCGTCGTGTGGGTTCACCGGCGGCGGCGACTACCAGGTTCTCGAGATCACCGAGAACGGGATGGTGCTCGGCGGATGTCACTGCTACGCCGACAACGCGATCTACAACTCGTTCACCAACAGCCGCACGCGGAACCGCTTCGCTCACGGGTTCGACACCTCGAACAACACGGTGCCCGCGTGGTGGCCGCAGTTGCGCCAGCCCTCGGTCGGCACGTATGCGATCTTCGTCGACTCGAACCACTGCGTGTACATCGGTGGCGACTACACCCACCGCGCGGACGGCGCCTACCTCGGCGGCTTCGGGCGGTACTGCCAGCCGACGCTCGGCCCGGCCAACCTGACGGCGACGAGCGTGAACAGCGGGGTCCGTCTTGCGTGGGAGACCCCGGCCTCGCCCCTGCCGATCTCGTATTACAAGGTGTACCGCGGCGGCACGTTCGCGGGAGATACCGACGGCCTGTCCTTCGGGTTCACCAACCTGACGCCCGGGTCGGTGCAGTCCTTCACGGTCCGTTCGGTCGATACCGGCGGTCGGATCTCCGACCCCGTGCCGGTGTCGGTCACCGTTGCCGGCCCCGACACCCAGGCTCCGACGGTGCCGACCGACGTCGTCGGGACGTCGAACGGTCAAACGGTGACGCTCACCTGGGCGCCCTCGACCGATCTGCCGAACCCCGGTGGGGTCGGTATGTCCGGATACCTGGTCCATCGCGACTGGGGATTCGTACGATTCGTGGCGGACGGGACGACGTTCACCGAGGACAACGTGGCGTTGGGGAACCGTCGGTACGAGGTTCGCGCCATCGACAAGGCCGACAACTTCTCCGCCCCTGCGGTGGTGAACGTGTTCGTCGGCGTGGTCGACAATCAGCCGCCGACGGTTCCGACGGGTCTTGTCGGTGCCGCTTCGGGGCCGACGGGTCAGACCGTCACGCTCAACTGGGCGCCGTCGACGGATCTGCCGAACCCCGGTGGGGTCGGCCTGTCGGGCTACCTGATCCATCGCGACTGGGAGTTCGTCAAGTTCGTGGCTGCGGGCACCGAGACCTTCACCGAGGACAACGTGGCGTTGGGGAACCGTCGCTACGAGGTCCGTGCGGTCGACAAGGGCGAGCGGTATTCCGCCTCGGCCGTGGTCATCGTCACGGTGGGCCTGGCCGACAACGAGCCGCCGACGGTGCCGACGAATGTCGCCGGCACCGTGAACGGGACCACGGTGACCCTCACCTGGTCGCCGTCGACGGATCTGCCGAACCCCGGTGGGGTCGGCCTGTCGGGCTACCTGATCCACCGCGACTGGGAATTCGTCAAGTTCGTGGCTGCGGGTACCGAGACATTCGTCGACACCAATGTCCCGGCGGGGACGCGCCGATACGAGGTGCGTTCGGTCGACAAGGGCAACCGAAACTCGGCCCCGTCCGATCCGCTCCGGCTGACCGTCCCAGGCTGACCATTTCATGACTTTGCGCTTCCCCACACATCAGATCGGCGCCGGCGGAACAACCCGCCGCTCGGTCACCGCCCTCCTCGTGACCGTCGGAGTCCTCGTTTACGGAGCCTGCGCCGGAAACGAGGCCGACGGCGACCGCTCGGCCGACGTCAGCGGCGCGACGGTTCCCGACGAGAACCGGCCGGCCCTCGAGCCGTCGGACGAGGCGGACACCGGCGCCGACACCGGCGCCGACGACGCTGAGTCGTCCACCGTCACCGCCGCACCCTCCGATCCCGCCATCGACGCCGTCGACGACAGCGCCGTAGGCGAGCGCGGGGCCTTGGAGGAGGTGGTCTCGAGCGCGACCGACCCCGTCACCGGGAACTCGGTGTCGGACCTCGAAGCGGTTACCTCGGGCCTGCCCGAGACGTGGGATCGCAACAGTCGCGGGGCCGAGATCCGCCTCGACGAGGCCGCCCAGTTGGCCTGCGCGAACGCTCAGATCGGGTTGGTCCGACTCGGCGAGCTGTCGGCGGATGCCGCCACCGGACACCTGGCCGTCGCCGCGGTGCGCGCCGATCAGAGCGCGGTCGCCGAGATCCACACCTCCGCAAACGGATTGGCGCTCGCTGCGCTCAACCACTCAGAGGCGGGTGCCGCCGAAGCGTTCGTGCAGATCTGTGTCGACCGCGGCTATGAGGGATGACATGAGTGCCGAGAGTCCGGTCGACGTGGCGGCGGTGCCGCCTGAACCGTCTGCGCTCGCCCGGTATCGCGCCGACATCGCGGCCCTCGCCGCTCATCAGAAGAGCTCGCGCGGTGCCCCGCCGTATTCGTTGCTGATCAACCGGCCACTCGGGCGTCGCTTCGCAGCGCTCGCACACCTAGTCGGCCTGACGCCGAATCAGGTTTCGCTCATCAGCTTCGGTTTCACGGCGGCGGGCCTCCTGGTGTTCGCCGTGATGTCGCCGAGTTGGCCCCAGTCGATCCTGGCCACCGCCTTGTTGGTGTTGGGCTACGCCATCGATTCCGCCGACGGTCAGCTCGCTCGCCTCACCACGGGTGGGTCGCTGGCGGGTGAGTGGCTCGACCACACGCTCGACAGCGTGAAACTCGGCGTCTTTCACGGGGCGATCCTGGTGTCGGCTTACCGGTTCGACGCAGACCTCGGCGTGTGGCCGCAGGTGACCGCGTTGGCATTCGGCATGGTTGCGGCCACGTTGTTTCTCATCTTCATCCTCACCGACCAGCTTCGCCGTGGCGCCGGTGGCGCCGCCCCCGAACGTCCGCAGGCCTGGTGGTTCATGGTGCTCAACGCCCCGACCGACTACGGCGTGCAGTGTCTGTGGATGGTCATGCGGCCGTCGTCCACGGTGTTCTTCGGCGGATACGCCCTGTTGGCCCTCGCGAACCTGGGGTATCTCGGGGTGAGCGGGCGGAGCCGGTTCCGCCAGATGCAGCAGATCGATCGAGAGCGGGTGCGACGATGACGGTGGTTGGCTATGCGCCGGGGGCCTATGACCTTTTACATGTCGGTCACCTCCGGCTGCTGGAACGTTCGCGAGAGCGGTGCGACCGGTTGGTGGTCGGCGTCGTGGGCGACGACCTTGCCGAACTCCAGCGCGGCGAGCGTCCGGCCGAGCCGCTCGAAGCGCGTATGGCGGCGGTCGCCGAACTCGACTGGGTCGACGAGGTGGTCGAGGACCCGTCGAGCGACAAGGCGGTGATCTGGGAACGGGTTCGCTTCGACGTGATCTTCAAGGGCGACGACTGGCGGGGGACCCCCAAGGGGGACGCGCTCGAGGCGGCGATGGCCCGCGTCGGTGCCGAAGTCGTGTATCTGAGCTACACCAAGGACATCTCGAGCACCCGGTTGCGGCGCGAGCTTCGCGAAGCGTGTTCGTGACTCTCGCTACACGCTGACGGTGTTGCCGGCGCGCTCTCGTGTGGCGCGCTCCCGTGCGGCGAGCGGGGTGAGCGCCATCGTTCCCTGAGTGTTGCGTTGGGTGGGTCCGACCTCGCGTTGCAGGACTCCGACCCAGGCGCCGAGGATGAGCAGCCACAGCGCCGACACGCCCACTCCCGACCCGACGCCTTCGACGGTGAACCCGTTCACCATCAGACACGCGAGTACCCCGCCGAGCAACGGAGCGTCGCCGTGGCGGAGCCGCTGGAGGCGGGCAATTCCGAGCCCGATGGCGATGACGAGACCGAGCCACAGCCCGAGGCCGATGAGGCCGCCGTCGACCGCGACGTTGATGAACGCGTTGTGGGCCCCGCCGAGTCCGACCCGGTCATAGAAGACTCCGCGTGAGGTCGACAGCCCCCAGCCGGTGAGCGGCTTCTGGGAGACGAGGTCGACGGCGATGCCCCACAGTTCGGTCCGGTTCGACACGGTCGTGAGGTTCTCGGTGGGTTCGCCACGAGCGAGGTAGGCGAGGATGACCGGCCAGAAGCTGAACACCGCGAGCGCCAGGCCCACGAACCCCAGGACGCCGAGCGGAATGCGCTCCCGCACCGGCACCGTGAGGTAAATGACCACGAACACGCCGGCGATTGCCGCGATGACGGCGCCCCGGGTCTGCGTGGCCACCAACGCGGCACCCATCACCGCGAGACATGTCAGATAGAGCGGCCGTGGCCAGCGCTGGGCCCCGAGTCGGAATCGGCTGTGGTTGGTGGCCAGGCCGAGCGCGATGGTGATGCCGAGGGCCAACATCGCGCCGGCGGTGACCGAGTGGACATAGAGCCAGTTGAACCGGTGGGCCTGCAGGGGCGAGAACGGCACGCGGTAGACGAGGCCGATGAACACCGACAGGGTGACGAGGCCGACATAGGCGTGGGCCAGTTGCAGCACCTGACCTCGCCGGGCGTTCGCCGCGATCGCGCTCGAGAACGCGACCATGATGCACAACTGCATCGCCCGAACCGCGCCGAGGACCACATAGGAGCTGTACATCACCGACATCACCATGGCGGCGGTGTAGCCGCGCATGAAGAACTGCACGGCGGTGGGGCGGTTCCAGCGCGGGGGTGTGACGACGTAGCCGATGAGGTACCCGGCGACGAGGGCGAACACGGCGAGCTCGACGACGATCGCCAGGTCGACCGAGGCCGACAACGAGTCGTTCAGTTCGCGCTGGCGGAACTTGTACTCGGTTCCGAGGATCATGGCGAGGCCGAGCACCGCCGGCCAGGTGTCGGTCCAGAGGCTGGGGAGTCGCCAGGGGAGTCGCCAGGGGTGCGACATCACGAACCGTGGACGAAGACGTAGCCGAGCGTGTCGCTGGCGAGGAAGTCGAGCTGACGCCGGGTCTGGTCGATGACGTCGCGGCTGGTGCCGCGTTCGATGAGCACGACGACTCCGTCGACGGTTTGGCCGAGCACCGAGGATCCGGCTGCGCTCAGCAGCGGCGGTCCGTCGATGAGGATGAGGTCGTAGTGGCGTCGCAGGTCGACGAGCGCGGATTCGGTGGCGCCGGTGCGCAACAACGCCGGGGGCTGGGACGGATCGCCGCCGGGGCCCATCAGGAACAGGGCGGACGAGGTCATGGCGCTGTTCTCGCCAAAGCGCAGGCGAACGGTTGCCTCGTCGGCCTCCGCGCTGCCGGCGACGACGTCGGCGAATCCGAGACGGTTGTCGAGCCCGAGGATGGTCGACACGCCGCGCGCCCCGTGGTCGGCGTCGATGAGCAGCACGCGCTTGCCGGCGCGGGCGGCGACGAGCGCGGTCTTGATGACGACGTCGGCGTCGTGGGCCATGAGGTCGGCGGGGGTGAACAACACGGTGTCGCCCGACAACACCGCGTCGATGTTGGAGGTGATCCGCTGAAAGCTCGGCTCGGGCACCGCGACCATGTCGATGGTCTTGGCGCTCACGAGGTCGTAGCCGACCTCGCCGAGCATGGGCAGGCCCAGCCAGGAGGACACGTCTGCGGAGTTCTCGCCGATCGGTTCGCGGTCGGCTCGGAACCAGGCGATCAGCACCGCGGCGAGGAAGCCGATGATGCCGGCGATCACGACGTTGCGCACGAGGCGGGCGAGGAAGTTGCTCGACGAGGGGACCCGCGCCGGGTCGTAGGCGTCGACGCCGTCGCCGAACAGTGCGCGGGTGGTGTTGATCTCCGCCATGCGTTGTTGAATCTGGCCGTCGTCGGAGAGGTCGATGCCGGGGATTCCGGAGTCGGCACGGGGCGATTCGCCGCTGAGCGCGGCGAGCGCTCGTTCGGCCTTGTCGTCGAACTGGCGCGCCGTGGCGTCGCGGTAGGCGGCGACGATGGCGTCGACGGCCCCGGTGGCGGTGCGGAACTCGCCGAACTGGCAGGTCACGGTCATGACCGTCGAGGCGGCGGCTGCGGTGGCGGAGCAGTTCGACCGCAGGTCGGCTGCCGAGCCGGCCCGGGGGAAGTTCTGGGCGGCCGCCTGGAGCACGTCGCTCGAGGTGGCGAACGCGGCGCGCTCCGCGCTGTAGCGGGCGAAGTCCACCACGGAGATCCCATCGGCGAAGGTAGCGCTGCCGCGGGGGTCGGTGAGGGTGACCTTGCCGACCGCTTCGAACGAGTTGGGTCGAAGCGCCGTGAAGACCACGGCGATCAGCACACATGCGAGCGGCACCGCGGTCATGAGCTTTCGGTAGCGCAGGGCGGCTTCGATGATGCCCGGGGCAGCCTGCGGTTGCGTCGGTTCGGTTGCGAACATGGCGTTCCCATCGGCGGGTCGGGGCGAGATGTGAGGGGTGCGGCGCCCGTTATGGTGGCGGTGCTGTGGAATCGTTCGACCCGTCACCGAAGGCTTCGCCTGGCCCAGCACCTGGCCCGTCGCCCGAGCCGTCGCTCGAGCCGGCGCCCCGTGGCGGCCCTCAGGAGATCCCTCGTCCGACCTCGGCGCGTCTCGGCGCTGCTCCGGCGTGGTCGGGTGCCATCGGTAGTGTCCCGTCGTTGGACCTCGACGACATCGCACAACGATTGACGCAGATGTCGATCGATCGGGCGATGTCGATGGTGGCGCAGTCCCGACAGCGCAGTGCGGTTGCGGTCGTGTTGTCACAGGGGCGGCGGGGGCCGGAGCTGTTGTTGACCCGGCGTGCCTGGCACATGCGGACCCATCGAGGCGAGATCGCCTTTCCCGGTGGCGGCGAGGAGGACGGCGACGTCTTTCCGGTGGGCACGGCGCTGCGCGAGGCGTGTGAGGAGGTGGCGCTCGATCCCGGTTCGGTCGAACCGATCGCGGCGCTCGACCCGATGGTGACGTTCACGAGCGACAAGGCCGTCGTGCCGATCGTGTTCGAGACCGACCAACGCCCCAGCGTCGTGGCCAGTCCCGATGAGGTCGACGCCATCTTGCAGGTGAGCTTCGCCGACCTGCTCGAGGAGGGGTGTTATCGCCAGGAGTTGTGGACCTGGAGCGGTTCCACGCTTCGCGACGCCCCCGAGGCGGGGTATCAACATCCCGTGCATTTCTTCGAGCTCTACGGCGACACGTTGTGGGGTGCGACGGCTTCGATGATCAATCAGCTGTTGACGGTCGTGTTCGCCCCGGAGGCGTTCGAGGAGTTGATGCGAGGCCCCGAGCACTTCGGGCGCTGAAGGTCGGGCGCTGAAGGTCGGGCGGCGCGCGTCGGGACGCGTTCGGCAGGACGCGTTCGGCGGTTCGGCCGCTATCGTCTGATCCACAGGGAGGTGTGCCGATGGCGATGTTGACCTTTGAAGGTGAGACCCACGGCGAGATCGTGGTGAAGGTTCGGCGCTGGTTGGCGTCGCTCGAGGAGGCCCCGGAAGGGACCCTGACAGCGGTTGAGGCGATCGAGCAGGGTGCTGAACTCACCAAGGACGCGCTGCGCATCATCGCGGCGGCCGCGCCGGCTCCGGTTGCGCAGAGCGAGTTGCTGAAAGGCCTGACCGGGCTCGGCTACAAGGCGACCGACACGACCAAGGAAGCGCTCGTCGGCGGACTCGACTCGATCGAGGAGATGACCGGTGGTGGCGTCGTGCGTCAGGTGCAAAAGGCCGGGGTGCGGGCGGCGTGGGAGATGAACTCGACCG
The DNA window shown above is from Microthrixaceae bacterium and carries:
- a CDS encoding CoA pyrophosphatase — encoded protein: MESFDPSPKASPGPAPGPSPEPSLEPAPRGGPQEIPRPTSARLGAAPAWSGAIGSVPSLDLDDIAQRLTQMSIDRAMSMVAQSRQRSAVAVVLSQGRRGPELLLTRRAWHMRTHRGEIAFPGGGEEDGDVFPVGTALREACEEVALDPGSVEPIAALDPMVTFTSDKAVVPIVFETDQRPSVVASPDEVDAILQVSFADLLEEGCYRQELWTWSGSTLRDAPEAGYQHPVHFFELYGDTLWGATASMINQLLTVVFAPEAFEELMRGPEHFGR